In Candidatus Eisenbacteria bacterium, a single window of DNA contains:
- the pyk gene encoding pyruvate kinase — protein MRTRILATLGPATTTETAIRALVDAGVDAFRLNFSHGTHAEHGASIATIRRVAGARPVAIVQDLAGPKLRLTRPVKGNPGDVVEIALPASVRPGDPVLLADGMAQLQVIDAGHARVVVGGEVPAGKGINLPSSRLDDVPALTAKDRDDLRFGVSQGVDWVALSFVRRASDLDEVRASGIPTIAKFEKAQAVEHMAEIVDAADAVMVARGDLGVEIPIERVPIVQKELITAANRAAKPVITATQMLRSMVESVLPTRAEATDVANAVLDGTDVVMLSEETAIGRHPVEAVGVMRRILGEAERILTPRTGAVATDVASMLAGAACEMAARIGAHAIVVPTRSGTTARRVASHRPPVPILALTPDEDVRRRLSLAWGVVACPSPRFGDAATVFTQYGDVVRATGLVPAGRQVVFTGSWPFGGPGPTNLVHVMTI, from the coding sequence GTGCGCACCCGCATCCTCGCGACACTCGGGCCGGCGACCACCACCGAGACGGCGATACGCGCGCTCGTCGACGCCGGCGTCGACGCGTTCCGCCTGAACTTCTCGCACGGCACGCACGCCGAGCACGGCGCGTCCATCGCGACCATCCGCCGCGTCGCCGGCGCCCGGCCCGTCGCCATCGTGCAGGATCTGGCGGGGCCGAAGCTGCGCCTCACCCGTCCCGTGAAGGGGAATCCCGGCGACGTCGTCGAGATCGCCCTCCCCGCGAGCGTTCGCCCCGGCGACCCCGTGCTGCTCGCCGACGGCATGGCCCAGCTCCAGGTGATCGACGCCGGCCATGCGCGGGTGGTCGTGGGGGGCGAGGTCCCGGCCGGCAAGGGCATCAACCTCCCGTCCTCGCGCCTGGACGACGTGCCCGCGCTCACGGCCAAGGACCGCGACGACCTGCGCTTCGGCGTCTCGCAAGGCGTCGACTGGGTCGCGCTCTCGTTCGTGCGCCGTGCCTCGGATCTGGACGAGGTGCGCGCCAGCGGCATCCCCACCATCGCGAAGTTCGAAAAGGCTCAGGCGGTCGAGCACATGGCGGAGATCGTCGACGCCGCCGACGCCGTCATGGTGGCGCGCGGCGACCTCGGCGTGGAGATCCCGATCGAGCGGGTCCCCATCGTACAGAAGGAGCTGATCACCGCGGCCAACCGGGCGGCCAAGCCCGTCATCACGGCGACGCAGATGCTCCGCTCGATGGTGGAGAGCGTGCTCCCGACCCGCGCCGAGGCGACCGACGTCGCGAACGCCGTCCTGGACGGCACCGACGTCGTCATGCTGAGCGAAGAGACGGCGATCGGACGCCATCCCGTCGAGGCGGTCGGCGTGATGCGGCGGATCCTCGGCGAGGCGGAGCGCATTCTCACGCCGCGCACGGGCGCCGTCGCCACCGACGTCGCGAGCATGCTCGCGGGGGCGGCGTGCGAGATGGCGGCGCGCATCGGCGCGCACGCGATCGTGGTCCCCACCCGCTCGGGCACGACGGCGCGTCGCGTGGCCTCGCATCGCCCGCCCGTGCCGATCCTGGCGCTGACGCCGGACGAGGACGTCCGCCGTCGCCTCTCGCTCGCGTGGGGGGTCGTGGCGTGTCCGTCGCCACGGTTCGGCGACGCGGCGACCGTGTTCACGCAATACGGCGACGTGGTCCGTGCCACGGGTCTCGTCCCCGCCGGGAGACAGGTCGTGTTCACCGGCAGCTGGCCGTTCGGTGGCCCCGGCCCGACGAATCTCGTCCACGTGATGACGATCTGA
- a CDS encoding citrate synthase, which yields MAENTLTVTDNRTGKSYTIPIEQGAIRATDLSQIKTGPEDGGLVSYDASYGNTAACKSRVSYIDGDRGILRYRGYPIEELAEKSSHLEVAYLIVKGELPSASRFAMWQHNIKVHTLVHENLKRFMEGFRYDAHPMGMLIATVGALSTFYPEARKVTDVESRRMQTRRLIGKMPTIAAFAYRHNRGLPYVYPDNELSYTGNFLSMLFKMTELRYKPNPILERALDVLFILHADHEQNCSTSTMRVVGSALADPYSCVSAAAAALSGPRHGGANEEVVHMLHEIGSVAKIPELIKQVKAGERRLMGFGHRVYKNYDPRAKIVRQIAYEVFEVTGKNPLIDIAIELERIALQDDYFVKRKLYPNVDFYSGIIYEAMGFPVEMFPVLFAIPRTAGWMAQWAELLTDEEQRIARPKQIYTGADSRRYVPIEQREEGGAEETEVRGPL from the coding sequence ATGGCCGAGAACACGCTCACCGTCACCGACAACCGGACCGGGAAGTCGTACACGATCCCGATCGAGCAGGGAGCGATACGGGCGACCGACCTCTCGCAGATCAAGACCGGCCCGGAGGACGGCGGGCTCGTCAGCTACGACGCCTCGTACGGCAACACGGCCGCCTGCAAGTCGCGCGTGAGCTACATCGACGGCGACCGGGGCATCCTGCGCTACCGCGGCTACCCGATCGAGGAGCTGGCGGAGAAGTCGAGCCACCTCGAGGTCGCCTACCTCATCGTGAAGGGCGAGCTGCCGTCGGCGTCCCGCTTCGCCATGTGGCAGCACAACATCAAGGTGCACACGCTCGTGCACGAGAACCTGAAACGCTTCATGGAGGGCTTCCGGTACGACGCGCACCCCATGGGCATGCTCATCGCGACGGTCGGCGCGCTCTCCACGTTCTACCCCGAGGCGCGCAAGGTGACCGACGTCGAGTCGCGCCGCATGCAGACGCGGCGCCTGATCGGCAAGATGCCGACCATCGCGGCGTTCGCGTACCGTCACAACCGCGGGCTCCCGTACGTGTATCCCGACAACGAGCTCTCGTACACCGGGAACTTCCTGTCGATGCTCTTCAAGATGACGGAGCTGCGCTACAAACCGAACCCCATCCTCGAGCGCGCGCTCGACGTGCTCTTCATCCTGCACGCCGACCACGAGCAGAACTGCTCGACCAGCACCATGCGCGTGGTCGGCTCGGCGCTCGCCGATCCCTACTCGTGCGTCTCGGCCGCCGCGGCGGCGCTCTCGGGTCCGCGGCACGGCGGCGCCAACGAGGAGGTCGTCCACATGCTCCACGAGATCGGCTCGGTCGCCAAGATCCCCGAGCTGATCAAGCAGGTGAAGGCCGGCGAGCGCCGCCTCATGGGCTTCGGCCATCGCGTCTACAAGAACTACGATCCGCGCGCGAAGATCGTCCGCCAGATCGCCTACGAGGTGTTCGAGGTGACGGGCAAGAACCCGCTCATCGACATCGCCATCGAGCTCGAGCGCATCGCGCTGCAGGACGACTACTTCGTCAAGCGCAAGCTCTACCCGAACGTCGACTTCTACTCGGGCATCATCTACGAGGCGATGGGCTTCCCGGTCGAGATGTTCCCCGTCCTGTTCGCCATCCCCCGGACGGCCGGGTGGATGGCGCAATGGGCGGAGCTCCTCACCGACGAGGAGCAACGCATCGCGCGCCCGAAGCAGATCTACACGGGCGCCGACTCGCGTCGCTACGTGCCGATCGAGCAGCGCGAGGAAGGCGGCGCCGAGGAGACCGAGGTCCGCGGACCGCTCTGA
- a CDS encoding lysyl oxidase family protein has translation MWRLVVAATLAAARVASAQLPDLVPEAFDIDIRQGTSVNAGDVIEGCASAETGLTLLRFSMRARNIGAGDLFLGDPGCPDCRANPGAPCTNPYYVCSTAHGHAHFNGYARAELVSVDTGLVATGRKIGFCLLDLECATPKYSCSFQGLTAGCADVYLADLPCQYIDLTGITLTPGDYVLRVTVDPDNRLAESDETNNVVEVPLTRDCVTSPELLPACTPGSFLCYGTRVGGRPEPRLAPAPTVGLLGSFGAFDMRVTRSRELCTPAVAGTSPMTDATTHLRAYAAVDPARFTPVRGVRIVTQLGETALDVLRPDGFAGPGATDAVADPPAPVAGHHSVDRFACFRVKTSRTARKAAHADEVAVSDRFLSSRTLVVKKPRRLCSPVAVDGTPVLIATRHLLCFDVARPPAVRSGRIHVRDGLGATVVDLGRPRELCLVAEKNPPRPAAETLEPCAGRADVWRFDARAGATVEVRVDTTDATTAADLCAEVACGDLHLAGDDETACTFGPPSYRCPDVRGVATSDGSCVATVHTCAAGCASAARADYALRAAVAGEDAAPVLIVDDGPAGP, from the coding sequence ATGTGGAGGCTGGTGGTCGCCGCGACCCTCGCGGCCGCGCGCGTCGCGAGCGCCCAGCTCCCCGACCTGGTCCCCGAGGCGTTCGACATCGACATCCGGCAGGGGACGAGCGTCAATGCGGGTGACGTGATCGAGGGCTGCGCGAGCGCCGAGACCGGGCTCACGCTGCTGCGCTTCAGCATGCGGGCGCGCAACATCGGCGCCGGCGATCTCTTCCTCGGTGATCCCGGCTGCCCCGACTGCCGGGCGAACCCCGGCGCGCCGTGCACGAACCCGTACTACGTCTGCTCGACCGCGCACGGCCACGCCCACTTCAACGGCTACGCGAGAGCGGAGCTGGTCTCGGTCGACACGGGTCTCGTCGCGACCGGGCGCAAGATCGGCTTCTGTCTGCTCGACCTCGAGTGCGCGACCCCGAAGTACAGCTGCAGCTTCCAGGGGCTGACGGCCGGCTGCGCGGACGTCTACCTCGCGGATCTGCCCTGCCAGTACATCGACCTCACGGGCATCACGCTCACGCCGGGCGACTACGTGCTGCGCGTCACGGTCGACCCCGACAATCGCCTCGCGGAATCCGACGAGACCAACAACGTGGTCGAGGTGCCGCTCACGCGCGATTGCGTGACCTCGCCCGAGCTCCTGCCGGCCTGTACGCCCGGCTCCTTCCTCTGCTACGGAACGCGCGTGGGCGGGCGGCCCGAGCCGCGCCTCGCGCCGGCGCCGACGGTGGGGCTGCTCGGCAGCTTCGGGGCCTTCGACATGCGCGTCACCCGCTCACGCGAGCTCTGTACGCCAGCGGTCGCGGGCACGAGCCCGATGACCGACGCGACGACGCACCTGCGCGCCTACGCCGCGGTCGACCCGGCGCGGTTCACGCCCGTGCGCGGCGTCCGCATCGTGACCCAGCTCGGCGAGACCGCGCTCGACGTGCTGCGGCCCGACGGCTTCGCGGGCCCCGGCGCGACCGACGCGGTCGCCGATCCCCCGGCGCCGGTGGCCGGCCACCACTCGGTCGACCGGTTCGCGTGCTTCCGCGTGAAGACGAGCCGCACCGCGCGCAAAGCGGCACACGCCGACGAGGTCGCCGTGAGCGATCGCTTCCTGTCCAGCCGTACGCTGGTCGTGAAGAAGCCGCGGCGCCTGTGCAGCCCGGTGGCCGTCGACGGCACGCCGGTCCTGATCGCGACGCGCCACCTCCTCTGCTTCGACGTCGCACGACCCCCGGCCGTCCGCTCGGGACGGATCCACGTCCGCGACGGGCTCGGCGCGACGGTCGTCGACCTCGGGCGCCCGCGCGAGCTGTGTCTGGTCGCCGAGAAGAATCCGCCGCGCCCGGCCGCCGAGACGCTCGAGCCCTGTGCCGGACGGGCCGACGTGTGGCGGTTCGACGCCCGCGCCGGCGCCACCGTCGAGGTGCGCGTCGACACGACGGATGCGACGACCGCGGCCGACCTCTGCGCCGAGGTCGCGTGCGGCGACCTCCACCTCGCCGGCGACGACGAGACCGCGTGCACGTTCGGACCGCCGTCCTACCGCTGCCCGGACGTGCGCGGCGTCGCGACGAGCGATGGGAGCTGTGTCGCCACCGTCCACACCTGCGCCGCGGGATGCGCGTCGGCGGCCCGTGCCGACTATGCCTTGCGCGCGGCGGTCGCCGGCGAGGATGCCGCCCCTGTCCTCATCGTCGACGACGGGCCCGCCGGGCCGTGA
- a CDS encoding DUF72 domain-containing protein: MAERSQLDLFGGAPPRTPRPGPIGPAPIDPELVDLARRLPEQLYLGTSSWSFPGWRGLVYDREVTAPTLARHGLAAYAQHPLLRTVGLDRTFYAPMTREALEDLARQVPAAFRFLVKALETSTLAVFPRHERYGSQAGRPNPAFLDAEQVAAALLRPLVAGLATALGPIVFQLPPQPPANLGGPARFAMRLRAFLRGLPAGPTYAVELRNRELLSADVASALADTGAVPCLTVHPTMPPLGEQARQLGSDHAPTLVVRWMLGAGQEYEAARERYRPFDRVVDPDPATREAIGAQCRSALAAGRRAFVVVNNKAEGSAPASIVLLARTLAAG, translated from the coding sequence GTGGCGGAGAGGTCGCAGCTCGATCTCTTCGGCGGCGCCCCGCCGCGCACGCCGCGACCGGGGCCGATCGGACCGGCGCCGATCGATCCCGAGCTCGTGGACCTCGCGCGGCGCCTCCCCGAGCAGCTCTACCTCGGCACCTCGTCCTGGTCGTTCCCCGGATGGCGCGGCCTCGTCTACGACCGCGAGGTTACCGCGCCGACGCTGGCCCGACACGGCCTCGCCGCCTACGCGCAGCATCCGCTGCTGCGCACCGTCGGGCTCGATCGCACCTTCTACGCGCCCATGACGCGCGAGGCGCTGGAGGATCTCGCGCGCCAGGTGCCGGCTGCGTTCCGCTTCCTCGTGAAGGCGCTCGAGACCTCCACGCTCGCCGTCTTCCCGCGTCACGAGCGCTACGGGTCGCAGGCCGGACGACCGAACCCCGCCTTCCTCGACGCCGAGCAGGTGGCGGCGGCGCTGCTGCGGCCCCTCGTTGCGGGCCTCGCGACGGCGCTCGGCCCGATCGTCTTCCAGCTTCCGCCGCAGCCGCCGGCGAACCTCGGCGGCCCGGCACGCTTCGCGATGCGCCTGCGGGCGTTCCTGCGCGGGCTCCCCGCCGGGCCGACCTACGCCGTCGAGCTGCGCAATCGCGAGCTCCTGTCCGCCGACGTCGCCAGCGCGCTCGCCGACACCGGCGCCGTGCCGTGCCTCACCGTGCACCCGACCATGCCACCGCTCGGCGAGCAGGCGCGGCAGCTCGGGAGCGATCATGCGCCCACGCTCGTCGTGCGCTGGATGCTCGGCGCCGGGCAGGAATACGAAGCGGCGCGCGAGCGCTATCGGCCCTTCGACCGCGTCGTCGATCCCGATCCGGCGACGCGCGAGGCGATCGGCGCGCAATGCCGCAGCGCCCTCGCAGCGGGGCGCCGCGCCTTCGTCGTCGTCAACAACAAGGCCGAGGGTTCCGCCCCGGCGTCGATCGTTCTGCTCGCCCGCACGCTCGCCGCCGGGTAA
- a CDS encoding AMP-binding protein — MPRFSFPPPFTLGVQTDARAAHPELGGRDLLHQGDRTWTYARYRDESVRLAHFLRRRLGPIDDARPGHVAMVLENHLELLALYGGCGYLGCTLFGVNTGLRGDTLAGVLNQSRARLVVVDQRLVSELEKVRGQLRHVAPENVLVLRTQADAPENDLMAAVAREVGDGSKSLDTPGVDVDMQQPLIVIYTSGTTGLPKGIVNNHMKMLAIGMVVSGNLGLDENDTGYACMPLFHSNALYLGFHPAFHVGGKLALRERFSASSFVPDCLRHGVTYWNYVGEPVHYVLGAIEKHYGGDEARIAAEVTNNPENKLRYALGNGAAAPDIERFMKWLGLEEMFELYGSTEAAISTFRKKTDPRGSVGEITDAAVKILNERGEECPPARLGSDGKILNYADAVGEICRVAPDTSLFQGYFDNPEANRSKYRDGVYHSGDLGHVVERDGQRFLFFDGRTDDWIRKDGENFSALQVARLVQEHPDIVLAAAYGVPCAVSDELVMVALKLRPGVRFDPKGFFDYCEDLVTNGGMDRKWFPDFVRIVDEFEYTQTEKILVRNLKAVHFDRGRLGDAPLFFRTRGDAAYRPLGAADYAKLRAEFAAAEKLDVLDR, encoded by the coding sequence ATGCCGCGTTTCAGCTTTCCCCCACCCTTCACCCTGGGCGTCCAGACGGACGCGCGGGCCGCGCACCCCGAGCTCGGTGGCCGCGACCTGCTGCACCAGGGCGATCGCACCTGGACGTACGCGCGCTATCGCGACGAATCGGTGCGCCTCGCGCACTTCCTGCGGCGCCGCCTCGGCCCCATCGACGACGCCCGTCCCGGGCACGTCGCGATGGTGCTCGAGAACCACCTCGAGCTGCTCGCCCTCTACGGCGGCTGCGGCTACCTCGGCTGCACCCTCTTCGGCGTCAACACCGGGCTGCGCGGCGACACGCTCGCGGGCGTGCTGAACCAGTCGCGGGCGCGCCTCGTGGTCGTCGACCAGCGTCTCGTCTCCGAGCTCGAGAAGGTGCGCGGCCAGCTCCGCCACGTCGCGCCGGAGAACGTGCTCGTCCTGCGCACGCAGGCCGACGCGCCCGAGAACGACCTCATGGCCGCCGTCGCGCGCGAGGTCGGCGACGGATCGAAGTCGCTCGACACGCCCGGCGTCGACGTCGACATGCAGCAGCCCCTCATCGTCATCTACACCTCCGGCACGACCGGACTCCCGAAGGGCATCGTCAACAACCATATGAAGATGCTCGCCATCGGCATGGTGGTGTCCGGGAACCTCGGCCTCGACGAGAACGACACCGGCTACGCCTGCATGCCGCTCTTCCACTCGAACGCGCTCTATCTCGGCTTCCATCCGGCCTTCCACGTCGGCGGCAAGCTCGCGCTCCGCGAGCGCTTCAGCGCGTCGAGCTTCGTCCCCGACTGCCTGCGCCACGGCGTCACGTACTGGAACTACGTCGGCGAGCCGGTGCACTACGTGCTGGGCGCGATCGAGAAGCATTACGGCGGCGACGAAGCCCGCATCGCCGCCGAGGTGACGAACAACCCCGAGAACAAGCTCCGCTACGCCCTCGGCAACGGCGCCGCCGCGCCCGACATCGAGCGCTTCATGAAGTGGCTCGGGCTCGAGGAGATGTTCGAGCTCTACGGCTCGACCGAGGCCGCGATCAGCACCTTCCGCAAGAAGACGGACCCCCGCGGCTCGGTCGGCGAGATCACCGACGCGGCCGTGAAGATCCTGAACGAGCGCGGCGAGGAATGCCCGCCCGCCCGCCTCGGCTCCGACGGCAAGATCCTCAACTACGCCGACGCGGTCGGCGAGATCTGTCGCGTCGCGCCCGACACGTCGCTCTTCCAGGGGTACTTCGACAATCCCGAGGCGAACCGCTCGAAGTACCGCGACGGCGTGTACCACTCGGGGGACCTCGGTCACGTCGTCGAGCGCGACGGCCAGCGCTTCCTCTTCTTCGACGGCCGCACGGACGACTGGATCCGGAAGGACGGCGAGAACTTCTCGGCGCTCCAGGTGGCGCGCCTCGTCCAGGAGCACCCCGACATCGTGCTCGCCGCCGCGTACGGTGTCCCCTGCGCGGTCTCCGACGAGCTCGTCATGGTGGCGTTGAAGCTCCGTCCCGGCGTGCGCTTCGATCCCAAGGGCTTCTTCGACTACTGCGAGGACCTGGTCACGAACGGCGGCATGGACCGCAAGTGGTTCCCCGACTTCGTCCGCATCGTGGACGAGTTCGAGTACACGCAGACCGAGAAGATCCTGGTGCGCAACCTGAAGGCCGTCCACTTCGATCGCGGGCGTCTCGGCGATGCGCCGCTCTTCTTCCGGACGCGCGGCGACGCCGCCTACCGGCCGCTCGGAGCGGCCGACTATGCGAAGCTGCGCGCCGAGTTCGCCGCCGCCGAGAAGCTCGACGTCCTCGACCGGTAG
- a CDS encoding nuclear transport factor 2 family protein produces MGTKHSRDEIESAFVHYWQCGAVGEDWDAWADCFTEDVVYVEHVLGSMHGREAVRAWIKPIMAQFGELYTAYEWHMVDPGTGRVCVYMQNRRDHPSGEGTIDFPGITILHYAGDGRFDMEEDFWAVPQAQKSSEDYKAACAKYDPAHAKKQTRRHWGNGPGWTRGGPSFAERHRR; encoded by the coding sequence ATGGGCACGAAGCACTCCCGGGACGAGATCGAGTCGGCGTTCGTCCACTACTGGCAGTGCGGGGCCGTGGGCGAGGACTGGGACGCGTGGGCCGACTGCTTCACCGAGGACGTCGTCTACGTCGAGCACGTGCTCGGTTCGATGCACGGGCGCGAGGCGGTGCGGGCCTGGATCAAGCCGATCATGGCGCAGTTCGGCGAGCTCTACACGGCCTACGAGTGGCACATGGTCGATCCGGGCACGGGTCGCGTCTGCGTCTACATGCAGAACCGCCGCGACCATCCGAGCGGCGAGGGGACGATCGACTTCCCGGGCATCACGATCCTGCACTACGCCGGCGACGGGCGCTTCGACATGGAAGAGGACTTCTGGGCGGTGCCGCAGGCGCAGAAGTCGAGCGAGGACTACAAGGCCGCCTGCGCGAAGTACGACCCGGCGCATGCGAAGAAGCAGACCCGCCGGCACTGGGGCAACGGTCCCGGGTGGACGCGCGGCGGCCCGTCGTTCGCCGAGCGACACCGGCGCTAG
- a CDS encoding MAPEG family protein produces MTTPLSCLLGFVLWTLVLLVGIACARVGAVLGGRAKPGDFPSGVPHGGDRYWRLNRAHLNCLENLPLFASVVLVATVAGVKVPALDTLARVYLGARVGQSVTHVASGGVVAINVRFTFFLVQLGCLIGFLLTIWQHA; encoded by the coding sequence ATGACGACGCCCCTCTCGTGCCTGCTCGGGTTCGTTCTCTGGACGCTCGTGCTGCTGGTCGGCATCGCCTGTGCCCGCGTGGGCGCGGTGCTGGGCGGCCGGGCGAAGCCCGGCGACTTCCCGTCGGGCGTCCCGCACGGCGGCGACCGCTACTGGCGTCTCAACCGCGCGCATTTGAACTGCCTCGAGAACCTGCCGCTGTTCGCGAGCGTCGTCCTCGTCGCCACGGTCGCCGGTGTGAAGGTCCCCGCGCTCGACACGCTCGCGCGCGTCTACCTCGGGGCGCGCGTCGGGCAGTCGGTGACGCACGTCGCGTCCGGCGGCGTGGTCGCGATCAACGTGCGCTTCACGTTCTTCCTCGTCCAGCTCGGCTGCCTGATCGGGTTCCTGCTGACGATCTGGCAGCACGCCTGA
- a CDS encoding tyrosine-protein phosphatase — protein MQRLIPLEGCLNFRDLGGYPTHDGRVVRWRRMFRSDALHLLSASDIERLRDEIGLTTVVDLRSTAELRADGDGRLRRERVAHHHLPLFDGESMRSEEAAATITLADRYWLLAEYAKGKIARVVSTLAGAPGPAVYHCAAGKDRTGVISAVLLGVLGVPDEVIVADYAATKENLDAIIERLMATRSYETVLSNLPPDTLHAEAETMVAFLARIRAEYGDMRAYARAAGVEPDALEALEVRLLGSD, from the coding sequence ATGCAGCGCCTGATCCCGCTCGAAGGCTGCCTCAACTTCCGCGACCTGGGGGGCTACCCCACCCACGACGGGCGCGTCGTGCGCTGGCGTCGCATGTTTCGCAGCGACGCGCTCCACCTCCTCAGCGCGAGCGACATCGAGCGGCTGCGCGACGAGATCGGGCTCACCACCGTCGTCGACCTGCGCTCGACCGCCGAGCTGCGCGCGGACGGCGACGGGCGGCTGCGGCGCGAGCGCGTGGCGCACCACCACCTGCCGCTCTTCGACGGCGAGTCGATGCGCTCGGAGGAGGCCGCCGCGACGATCACCCTCGCGGACCGGTACTGGCTCCTCGCCGAGTACGCCAAGGGGAAGATCGCGCGCGTCGTGTCGACGCTCGCGGGCGCCCCCGGCCCGGCGGTGTATCACTGTGCCGCAGGGAAGGACCGCACCGGCGTCATCTCGGCGGTGCTGCTCGGCGTCCTCGGCGTGCCGGACGAGGTGATCGTGGCCGACTACGCGGCCACCAAGGAGAACCTCGACGCCATCATCGAGCGGCTGATGGCGACCAGGAGCTACGAGACCGTGCTCTCGAATCTCCCGCCCGACACCCTCCACGCCGAGGCGGAGACGATGGTCGCGTTCCTCGCGCGCATCCGGGCCGAGTACGGCGACATGCGCGCGTATGCGCGCGCCGCCGGCGTCGAACCGGATGCGCTCGAGGCGCTCGAGGTACGGCTGCTGGGCTCGGACTAG
- a CDS encoding RNA-binding protein: protein MGTKLFVGNLSYQTTSQDLEAHFRQIGETTSAQVVTDRETGRSRGFGFVEMASAGDAERAIQELNGRELQGRTINVSEARERAPRDARPRGGFGGGGGGGMGRERRGGFGGGGRSRF, encoded by the coding sequence GTGGGGACCAAGCTATTCGTAGGTAATCTTTCGTACCAGACCACGAGCCAGGATCTCGAAGCGCATTTCCGCCAGATCGGCGAGACGACTTCGGCTCAGGTGGTCACCGACCGCGAGACGGGCCGGTCGCGCGGCTTCGGATTCGTGGAGATGGCCTCGGCGGGCGACGCCGAGCGCGCCATCCAGGAGCTCAACGGCCGCGAGCTCCAGGGACGTACGATCAACGTGAGCGAGGCGCGGGAGCGGGCACCACGCGATGCCCGGCCGCGCGGTGGATTCGGCGGCGGCGGTGGCGGCGGCATGGGCCGCGAGCGCCGCGGCGGCTTCGGCGGCGGCGGGCGTTCCCGCTTCTAG
- a CDS encoding lysophospholipid acyltransferase family protein, which produces MRILRGIGVAFLWLFGWRLEGEIPPGLEKSVAIAAPHTTNWDLPFMLAVSWALGVHPAWLGKRELFRWPFGWLMRGLGGVPVDRDRRTNLVDQAIQRLAEADRLFLVIPPSGTRSRASHWKSGFYHIARGARVPIVCAFLDYSRKVGGVGLIFTPTADLGADMDRLRVFYRDIRGRYPSLETPVRLSEEDAAA; this is translated from the coding sequence ATGCGGATTTTGCGGGGAATCGGGGTGGCGTTCCTGTGGCTGTTCGGCTGGCGCCTGGAGGGCGAGATCCCGCCCGGGCTCGAAAAGAGTGTCGCGATCGCGGCCCCGCACACGACCAACTGGGACCTGCCGTTCATGCTCGCCGTCTCCTGGGCGCTCGGCGTCCACCCGGCCTGGCTCGGCAAGCGGGAGCTCTTCCGCTGGCCGTTCGGCTGGCTCATGCGCGGTCTGGGTGGCGTCCCGGTCGACCGCGACCGCCGCACGAATCTGGTCGACCAGGCGATCCAGCGCCTGGCCGAGGCCGACCGACTCTTCCTCGTGATCCCCCCGTCGGGGACCCGCAGCCGCGCCTCCCACTGGAAGTCGGGCTTCTACCACATCGCCCGCGGCGCCCGCGTCCCGATCGTCTGCGCGTTCCTCGACTACAGCCGCAAAGTCGGCGGCGTGGGCCTGATCTTCACCCCGACGGCCGACCTCGGCGCCGACATGGACCGTCTGCGCGTCTTCTACCGCGACATCCGCGGGCGGTATCCTTCTCTCGAGACGCCGGTGCGCCTCTCGGAAGAGGACGCTGCGGCGTGA
- a CDS encoding SDR family NAD(P)-dependent oxidoreductase: MGLLDGKVAIVTGAGRGLGREEALALARHGAKVIVNDIGASLSGEGKDVSPADEVVGAIEAAGGSASANREDISDWNGARRTVEQAYDQHGRLDIVVNNAGVLRDRMSFNMSEEEFDLVMRVHCKGHFAMIRHACERWRELAKRDGTAYGRVINTSSEAGLMGSAGNANYAMAKAAIAALTISTAREMGKYGVRANFIAPRARTRMTLSMPNHAMFDEPESGFDMFHPAWPAELVVFLASEHASDFNGQGFVVWGGQVVLVRGWHIVNQITKDGGAITAEDLIRRKAELFGDSPREPGFL, from the coding sequence ATGGGTCTGCTCGACGGAAAAGTGGCGATCGTGACCGGCGCGGGGCGTGGCCTCGGCCGCGAGGAGGCGCTCGCGCTCGCGCGGCACGGCGCGAAGGTCATCGTGAACGACATCGGCGCGTCGCTCTCGGGCGAGGGCAAGGACGTGTCGCCTGCCGACGAGGTCGTGGGCGCGATCGAGGCCGCCGGCGGCAGCGCGAGCGCGAACCGCGAGGACATCTCGGACTGGAACGGCGCGCGGCGGACCGTCGAGCAGGCGTACGATCAGCACGGCCGCCTGGACATCGTCGTCAACAACGCGGGCGTCCTCCGCGATCGGATGAGCTTCAACATGTCCGAGGAGGAGTTCGACCTGGTGATGCGGGTCCACTGCAAGGGCCACTTCGCGATGATCCGCCACGCCTGCGAGCGCTGGCGCGAGCTCGCCAAGCGCGACGGCACGGCCTATGGGCGCGTGATCAACACGTCGTCCGAGGCCGGCCTCATGGGCTCGGCCGGCAATGCGAACTACGCCATGGCCAAGGCCGCCATCGCCGCGCTCACGATCAGCACCGCGCGCGAGATGGGGAAGTATGGCGTGCGGGCGAACTTCATCGCGCCGCGGGCGCGCACGCGCATGACCCTCTCGATGCCCAACCACGCGATGTTCGACGAGCCCGAGTCCGGCTTCGACATGTTCCACCCGGCGTGGCCCGCGGAGCTGGTCGTCTTCCTCGCGAGCGAGCACGCGAGCGACTTCAACGGCCAGGGCTTCGTCGTCTGGGGTGGCCAGGTCGTCCTCGTGCGCGGCTGGCACATCGTGAACCAGATCACCAAGGACGGGGGCGCGATCACCGCGGAGGATCTGATTCGGCGCAAGGCCGAGCTCTTCGGGGACTCGCCGCGGGAGCCCGGTTTCCTGTGA